Part of the Sulfobacillus acidophilus DSM 10332 genome, CGGTCATGCCGAAATCCAAGAGGTAGTGGGCCAGCACCGCCGGGGTGTGCACGTCGTCCGTCAGCACCGCCACCTTGTCATAGCGGTTGATCCGTTGGGCCAATCCGTCCAGCGAACGCCCGTGCACGCTGAGAAATCCGGCGTCTTGCCAAGCAAGCCCCATCCGGGCAAACGCCCATTGCATGGAGCTGACCGCCGGAATCACGGATACCGCGTCCGGCCCCAATTTCTTCGCCAGCACCCCGCCAATCCCGAAAAAGAGGGGGTCGCCGGAGGCCAGAACCACGATATGGTCTCCCGCATGGGACAAGATCCGTTCCGCCAAGGCCGACACGCCGGAATCCATGCGCCAGGTTTCTCCCGAAAAATTGGAAAAAAACCCGAGTTGCCGGCTCCCGCCGACCAAAATATCCGCCGACTCGACGGCGGCTAAAGCCGCCGGTCCGAGCCCTTCCGCCCCGTCGTCGCCAATACCGACTATGGTGACTTTAGTCTTCAATCGCCGCGCCCCCCAATTCTTTACCGTCCAAGGTCATCAGCCGGGTCTCGATACGAAGACCGCCGCCGATATGCCGCGATACCGCCCGACAGCAGGCTTCCGCCAGCCGATTAAAAAACCCGTGATACCCCGCCTCCCACAGCCAATCGCCGACTTGAGCCGCCGTATTGGCGCCCCGGATTTCCTCTTGCAACGCCGGCGGCGCGCCTGCCTCCGCCGCAATCCGGGCCAAAAATCCGAAATCGACCGGGGCACTTTTGGCATGAACCATCATCACGCCTTGGGCCACTTTGGAAAACTTCCCCATCATCCCCACAAATCGAATTTCTCGCATGCCCACCCGTTTCGCATGTTTGGCGGAAAAACCGACGAAGTCGCCCATCTCGATAAAAAGTTCCGGCGGCAACTCCGGGTAAAGGCGCATGGCATAGGTTTCGCTGCGTCCCCCGGTGGTCAGCACCGCCAGGTCTCGACCGGTCGCCCGCGCCACCTGAAGCGCCAATGCAATACTGGCCTTATAGGAAGCGGTGGAAAACGGCACCACGATACCGCGCGTACCTAAAATGGAAATCCCGCCGACGATGCCCAGCCGGCCGTTCATGGTTTTTTGGGCGATGGTCTCCCCGTTGGGCACGGAAATCACCACCCGCACCCCTCGGTGACTAAGCCCGTGGACTTCCAGTACCGTTTCGACGGCTTGCCGGATCATTTTTCGCGGCACCGGGTTAATGGCCGCTTCCCCGACCGGTATCGGCAGACCCGGTTTGGTCACGCGGCCTACCCCCTCGCCCCCGTCAATCTCGATCCCGGACTCCGGGCGCCAGGACACGGTCGCGGTAATCGTCGCGCCGTGGGTGGCGTCCGGGTCGTCGCCGCCGTCTTTGATCGTGGAACACGACACCCTATCCGGGCCCATTTGCACGTCGTGTAACGCAAACGTGACCTGTTGACCCGCCGGGATCCAAATCGTCGTCTCGGTCACGGGTTCTTGACGAATGAGGCTCAAGAGCGCCCCCTGGGCGGTGGCGGTGGCGCAAGCGCCGGTCGTATACCCGTGACGCAGCGGTCCCGGCGGAACCTCCAACATCTCACCCATCGCTATGACTCCGGCTGGCCGGCTAAAATCGCCAGCGCATTGACGATGGCCACCGCGATAGTGCTGCCTCCCTTGCGCCCACGGTTAGCGATGAAAGGCACGTCCAACGCCATCAATTGCTCTTTGGATTCTGCGGCCGACACGAACCCTACCGGGACCCCGATGATGAGCGACGGCCGGGCCACTCCGGCTTGGGTCAGCCGGATCAGTTCCAATAACGCGGTTGGAGCGTTGCCGATGACGTAAATCCCGCGCGGCGCGTCTTGGGCCGCCTTTCGCATGGCCATAATGGCTCGGGTCACCGACTGCGCTTGGGCTTTGGCCGCCACGTCCGCATCACCGATGTACACCCGGACCGCATTGCCGAACCGGGCTAGCCGGGCCGCGCTGATGCCGACCGCCACCATTTGCACGTCGGCAATGATGGGCGTACCGGCGCGAATCGCCTCAATTCCGGCGGTGATCGCCTGCGGATGAAACACCAGGCTTCGGCCCAAGTCAAAATCGGCCGAAGCGTGAATCACCCGCTGGACCACCGGAAACTCGCGGTCGGTAAAGGAATGAGGACCCAGTTCTTCCGTAATGATGGCAAAACTTTTGTCTTCAATCGCCTGCGGATTTTGGATCTCCTTAAACGGCATACTGACGGCTCACCTCCCAAATTAGGGCATCGGCGTCGGAAAACATCCGGCCATAGGCGATGGGCGGTCTTTCAATCATGACCACTTCAATCCCCAAATCCCACGCCGCCTCGATTTTTTCATCCACGCCACCCGCTTCTCCGCTATCTTTCGTGACCATCAGGGTGGTCTCGAAATGCCGAAACAAGGCATGGTTCAACTCCCGGGAGAACGGTCCTTGCATGGCGACAATGTCCCGCTGGGGAATCCCGAGCGCGGCGCATTGTTCCATATTGTCGACTCGCGGCAAAAGCCGCACCACCAACCGGATGTCCGGCTGACCCAGCAACCGACGCGCAAAAATCGCCAGCGTTTTTCCCCCGGTGGCCAAAAAGATGCTGCCTTTCTTCTCGAAAGCCACATCCGCCGCCTCTTCGTACCCGGCGACCCAGGTAATCGGCCCGTCATAGCGGGTGACCGCCCGCTCAAAACGCAGGTAGGGCACGTTAAAGGTTTCGGCCGCCCGCATCGCGTGCCGGTGCGCCTCCTCGGCAAACGGATGACTGGCGTCGACCACCATCCGCACACCTTTGTCTTTCCACAGATCCACCATTTCCGTCGCGGTCAGTTTCCCGACCCGCGTGGGGATCCCGGCATCCAACAACGACCGAGCGGCATTGTCGGTGGCGACGCTAGCCAACAACGGAAATCCGGCCCGGTTCAGCGCAATGGCCAATTCCCGGGCGTCGCCGGTTCCGGCCAGAACGAAAATCATCGTGTCCCTCCTCCGTCTATGGCGTGCCGCAGACCGGATCGACTGCCCTGGGCGCACCGGCCGGTCGAAACCCGTCCACTTCCCCTACCCGTTCAAAAAACCGGTAAAACCGTTCGCCCGGAAACGCCTCGGCTTGATACCGGCGGACAATCCGTTCGACCCGTTCGACCGCCTCCCGGGGCTCGAGCCCTTCCGCCACCAAATGCGCCGGATGGGCGGTACGCCCGCCGGTCTTTCCGCCCAAAAACAAATCGATGCGGCCTTTGCGAAACACCAGCGCAATATCTTCGTGCACCGCGCCGTAGCAAGACATGGCGCACCCGTTAAACCCGATGCGAAGCTCTTTAGCTACGCCCAACCCGCCAAGACGCCGAGTGAGATCTTCGGCATAGGGAATGCCTTCTTGTTTGTCTCCGTCACAAAAATCACAAGCTTTCACTTTGACCACGTCGCCCACCGGAAACACCCAGAGACCGGCCTCGGTCAACCGCGATATGATCCGGTCGGGGTCAGAGGCCTCCGTGCGGAAGATTAACTGATGAGACGGAGTGTATTCGATCGATCCGGACTCACCCGCCAATTCGGCCACCAGCGCCAGTTGCCGAGGCTCAAAGGTCTTGTTGGCGACGCCCGGAGCGACCGCCAATTCCACCCGGACGGAAGACGGAGACGATTGCGTCACCGGTGCCGGCGTGGCCGTTTGCGTCAGGCATGCCAGCGCCTCGTCCGCCCAGTCACGCACGGTCCCCGGCGGGCGTGTCGGTTTATCTTCCCGCCCCTGATGAAGCGCCCAGGGCTCGTTCACCGGTTTGAGCCGCTCTCCCGGCTTTAACGGCTGGGTGGCCGCCGATAAGGTGTATTTCCGCTGATAACCACGGGGGGTCACTATCAAAGGGCCGTGATAAACGGTTGTCGAATTGCCGATGATCACCGTGGTCAGCATACCGATTTCATGGTCCAGCATGTGCCCGAGGGTGGTACGCACCACCTGCTGGCGTTCGCGGTAGGCACTTTTGACCAGGCCTACCGGGGTATCGGGCGACCGATGGCGGAGAATAATCCGCTGCGCCTCTTCAATTTGACGGGTTCGCCGACCGCTTTTCGGGTTATAGAGCGCAATCACGAAGTCGGCGGCGGCCGCCGCCTCCAACCGACGCGCAATGACGTCCCAGGGGGTTAAATGATCGCTCAAACTGATGGTACAGGCATCGTGCATCACCGGTGCCCCCAAAAGCGAGGCCGCGGCGTGAATGGCGGAAATGCCCGGGATCACCTCGACCGCCGGGTCGTCCCCCTCTTGCCAGCCTTGTTCTATTAGCACCTCGTAAATGATGCCCGCCATCCCGTACAGCCCGGCGTCTCCGCTGGATATTACTGCCACCGTTTTCCCTGCCCGCGCCAATTCGACCGCCTTTTGGGCACGCTGCACCTCTTCGGTCATGCCGGTGCGAATAATCATCTGATCCTGAATCAAATCGCGCACCAAGTCGACATAGGTTTTATAGCCCACAATGACGTCGCTGGTCGAAATGGCGTCCAGTGCCCGGCCGGTCATATGGTCCCGGTGCCCGGGTCCGAATCCGACCACATAAAGCCGTCCCATTAGCGGTTCCCCCCTGTTCTGACGACGAAGCCCCGCTCGTTCGCCCATCCGACCACGTCACCCACCACGATGACCGCCGGGGCGGTGACCTTTGCCAGTTCGGCCGCTGGGACAATGGTCTGTAACGTTCCCACCGCCACGGTCTGTTCCGGGCGAGTGCCGTGGGAGACGACCGCTACCGGAGTGTCCGGGGGCCGCCCGGCGGCTTGAAGGCGTGTGCTAATTGCCTCTAAGTGCTGCATTCCCATCAATATCACCAACGTTTCCCGGGATTGTCCCAAAAAGTTCCAATCGACCCCGTCGGACGTAGCCGCCTCATGACCGGTAACCACGTGAAATCCGCCCGCTTGTCCTCGTACCGTCACCGGGATACCGGCCGCCGCCGGCACCGCAATGGCGGAACTGATCCCCGGTACCACCTCAAAGGGAATATCGTGCGCCGCCAGCGCCTCGATTTCTTCCGCCCCCCGGCCGAATACAAACGGGTCGCCGCCTTTCAGGCGAACCACGGTTTTCCCGGTCAAGGCGTACTCGATGAGCAGTTGGTTGATCTGATCTTGACGGTACCGGTGATTGGCCGGGGTTTTCCCCACGTCGATGGCGGTCGCCCATGCCGGTATCCATTGCAGTACGGCCGGAGATATCAGCCGATCATAAAGCACCACATCGGCACTTTCCAAACATCGTTTGCCCTTCAAGGTCAATAGCTCCGGATCGCCCGGTCCGGCGCCGACCAAATAGACCTTTCCGGCCATGCTACCCTCCTTGTTCGACCAAGGCCAATCGGTAGCGACACAGGTCGCACGTCATGGCCGCCTGTCCCCGGATCGCCTCTTCGATGCGATCACCGACCACCTGGGCCAACACCTCATGAAAGCCGAAATACTCGGCCATGCTGAGGACAATGCCCGGATATTGCCCGGCCAGTTCCTGCAACAGGTCCGTCATCCGCTTGATCAGCACGCCGGTAAAAAGAAAGTACGGCACCACCACGATCCGCCGGGCCCCGAGGCGGGCCGCGCGCCTCACCCCTTCAGGCAACCGGGGATCGGTAATGCCGGTAAAACAGGTTTCCACCGTCATCACGCGGGTGCGCTCCCATAAAATCCGGGCTAGTTTGTAGAGGTCGCCGTTGGCGTCGGGATCGCTCGATCCACGACCCATCAGAACAATCGCGGTATCCGACAGGTCTTCGACGCCTTCTATAATCTGGTAAAAGCGCGAGACCAATAAGTCGACAATCCGAGGATGCAGTCCGACCGGTCGGCCGTACCGAATGAATATCCCCGGATAGCGGGTCCGGGCCTGGTCGATCAGTTCCGGGATCTCCCATTTGACGTGCGAGGCCGCCAACAAAATCACCGGCACCACCACAATATCGGTGGCTCCGGCACGGACACATTCGGCCAGGCCTTGTTCCACGTCGGGTTCGGCAAATTCTAAAAAGCACGAGGATATCGGATAGGATGTCTGACGGACCAACCGCCGAACGAATTCTCGAAATTCTTCATTCCCTTCGTCGTCACGGCTGCCGTGGCCGACCAATAAAATCCATTTCAATGGGCTTACCCTGCCTTTCCGGATCAATCGACCGAATAAAGAAACACCCTTTCGAACCGCAATTCGAAAGGGTGCCTAACAGGTACACATGCCCATCACGCCACACCTCCCTATCGACCGTAGGTTCATTGGTGGTTCACGATCAAGGCAGGTCTCCTGGCTTAGGTTCACGGCCGACGGCACCCTTCCCAAGTCAACGACTCAGTGGTTTTTGTGCCGCGGCTCCCCATCACAGTGGCGGGACCGCACCGGATTCTCACCGGTTTCCCTTTTAAGTTCACCCGTAGGTGAACACCTTGTCTAATAGATATGAAATTGTCCGGGTTCCAATGCCTATTCCTATCCTATCGGGTTTCCCGATCCGGTACAAGCGGTTGCCGGGATTTTTCCGAACCGGAGACGTGCCGAGAACATCCTCACACCAAGCCAGATACCGTTCGGGATTTCCGAAATGACGTCAGGGGCACATCCGAACGGCATAAGATGCCATTCCCCGCGCATTTAAAGATTGGACATAATCAAGGCGCCCAAGTCGCCGCCCGACCTGGCAAACCTCGCCAAACAGAGAACGCCATCTTCCCCCATCCCAAGATTTCTTACCGTTTGTAGGGCCAGTCGACGGAACCAGAAAAAATGTCCCAAGTGGGTTCGCAAACCAGTCAAGAATCGCCACGATAAAAAGGCAAAGCGTACCGAAGGAAGCGCAGACAAATAGTCTCATTGCGGTAAGCAACTCCGCATCTCGATTTAAAATCCAGATCCTGCACCGACGTTTCTTTTTCGTCAGGCCGCATCCGTCAGGGTCAGATTCGGTCAATCGGTTCGTGACGAATCAGTCGGAGGAACTGCTCTCATGGAACGGACAACCGTGACGGCCCGAAACCCGTTGGCGTAGACAAAATACCGAATGCCGTTCAGGTCATAGGTTGCTTCGGACGGGGCGTCGGAACCGACGGCAAACGTAGCCTGCCCGTGAATACCGGGCAACGACACGCCTTCCAACGTTCGAGCAATCCCGGCGGCTGTCCCCCGAACCATTTCCGAACCTACCCCTTGCCCCATTACATGAAAGGTCCAGCCGTCTTCGCGCCAACTCACCAATGTGGGGAGGGCGCCCGATCCCGGATATACGGTTCCGGTCAAACCAGGGGCAATCGTCCAAGGCGTCCCGACCGGGGTGGCTGGTGTCGGATTTAAGGGCATGGCCTCGGTTCGGGCGTGAAACGGTATCCCCCAAGGCATCGCGACAATAGAGGCGAGCAGTTGGGCATTGCCGATGTTCACGGCCGAAGAGTTGGCCGGCAACGCCGGTCCGGTTCCCAACGTGATCCGGTAACCTCCGATTTGGTTCGGATTAACTTGGTAGGTCACGTCGATATCGCCCCGAACATCGCTCCAACTGGTGGGAGCGGGAAGATAGACCGGTACGGCCGATGTCAGCACCAATCGCTGCCCCACCGAATCCCAGACGGTTCGATAGCTGGAGAACGCTTCCGGCAACGGCGGCAACGGAAAAGCCTTGGCCCGCGGGTGAAGCCCGGGAACCGCCGAAATGTAACGTACCCAAATGAGATCCGGGTTCATGGCCGGCAATAGGGTGGACGGATAAACCGCCACCACCCGAAACCGGTGAGAGGGCCAATGGTGGACTACGGTAGGCACGTGAAAGTTTCGCGGTTCCAAAAACAACACCCGATAGGGGTCACCGACACCGGGCCACGACATCGCAAAAAGTTGGCCCGGTGGAGCCTGGAGGACCGTGGACGATGCCGTAGGTGCATGAAGGGCGTACGGCAATACCACCGTCGAGGCCGGCTTAAGCCAATCGATGGTCGCGAGCATTTGATTCCACAACGTTCCGGTACCGGTACCCAGTTCCAGCCCGGGATTATTCAGCACCGCAATAACCCGAAATCTCCGAGAAGGCCAGTGGTGAAGCGTGGTGGGAATATGAAAGCGTGGCAGAAGAAAAATCGTACCGCCGGGGTTCACGTCGTAGGCATTGGCGGGCGACAGGATATATAAGCGATGCCCTTTGGCCCAAGCCTCCAGTTGCGTCGGCGGCACATTCCGGACCACGACGGTCGTCGATGGCGGATTTCGTTTGTCGCCGCCGACCGGCGCCGGAGACAAAGACCGAGTCGGCCGAGGAGGCGAAGGGGCCGCAGAAACCGGCGCATGATAACCACATCCTGTGAGTCCCAACAACAAGAGCCCGATCCCGATGAATCCCCTCTTTGGATTCACGTTAACCCCTCCAACGCACTTCGGTTTTTCCTGGGTTAAACGCCCCGATCACTTCAAACGTTACCCAAGGCAGGATCAGTGGTTACCGCCCATTGTTGGCATAGGGTATCCGGAGTCCGCCGCTCGTGCGACCAGTTCTTGCATGGCGTGATAAGCCCGATTCAAAGCCGGTTTGCGATACTCGGCCCAGCTATCCTGAACACCCGGCCGATTTAACACCATGGTGGGATTGGCTTCAAAAATCACCGGCCCGTCTTCCGTCAGCGCCAGGTCGACTCCGAAAAAATCTAACTCGACTGCGCCTGTCCACATATTGGATGGCGAAGAGGTGTTGCCCAGGGATTCGGACCACTGCCCAGGCTACGTCAGACTGATGATCGACACGGACCAGATAACGGCCGCCATGAAACCCAGTCGCGCGAAAGAGGATGGGAAACGCACGCCTGGACGCTGTCCGGTTCCAAAGCCAAGGCCTGATGGTATAACAGACGCGCCCGTTGCCAATCGTCCTGCTCCCCTAGGACGTGTGCCCAATTCACATAGCCGGCCGAAAGTCGAGGATGACGGTTGACCGCCTCTTCAAAACAGCGTTCACCCGCTTGGTGATACCCGGTCCGAACCAATAACACGCCCAAGTTAATTAATGCCGCCGGATGGGCCGGATGTTCGATCAACACCTGCCAATAGAGGGCCTGAGCCTCGTCCACCCGGTCCAACAGGGCCAGCAAGTCCGCCCGTTCGACCCGAAGATCACCCGACGGATCACCTTCCTGCCGCAGTCGCGATTCAACCGTATTCAAACGCGACATCATCTCGCGATGCCACTCGGGACCTGTCATATCGATCCGTCCCCCTCGTCGACATCATAACTGAGGGACGGCATCTTATACTCCATCACAAGCGGCATTTCGAGGTGTATTCCATAGGCGTCTTGGATTCAGGTCAATAAACACGTGGACGACAAAACAATAATCCGGTTTCACCCACCGCGGTTGGTATGCCCGTCGTACGATCGTTTTCGGAACCGGTTGTTCTTTTTAAAAGAAGACATAAAATGGTAGTGAGGATCCCGTGGGTTATTGACCCGCATCGCGAACGCCCATTGTCGGCGATAGGGGATTCCCGCGCTAGCAATCGGAAGACAGGGATTTTTTTAGGTACACGAAAGAAAGGCGGGTAGGTCGACATGACCTGGGAATATCATATCCGGGCCGCCACCCCGGACGACTACGCAGGAATTGCCAAAGTGCATGTCGACAGTTGGCGAGCCACCTATCGCGGCATCGTACCCGATTCTTTTCTCGACCAACTCACTTACGAGGGCAGCGAATCCGGATGGCGACAATCCGCCACCTCACTGCCGCCTCATTACGCCATGTTCGTGGCCGAGACACCCACAAACGGGATCGTCGGATTTGCTAATGGCGGCCACGTTCGGTCTTCCGATGCGGAATCCGAGGGCGAGCTCTACGCCATTTACTTATTGCCGTCGTATCAGCGTCAGGGAATCGGCCAACAGCTCTTTTACCGGGTCGTCCAACATCTGACGGAACATGGATATCGGTCCCTCTTGATTTGGGTACTGAAGGACAACCCGGCTCGGTTCTTTTATGAACGGTTAGGCGGTACCGTGATTCGGGAGACTACGATTAATATTGGTGGCCAACCGCTAACGGAGCTTGGTTACAACTGGACTCTTCCCCTAACGCACAGCTAAGCCCCAGTCATATATCCGGCTCTATCACCGATTTTGAGCGTCATGTCCGATGAAACCGAGTCGGCCATCTCGTTATAGACTGCCACCCCGTCGCACACAATGACTGGTTATTCAGCTCTCTAACGGCAACGACCGGTTTATGCCTTTCATCAAATGCTCTTCAAATAACGTCGCGGAATGGCTCCATGTGAAGCGCTTAATGTCCTGAAGCCCTTGCTCCGCCAATTGCCATCGTAACTTCGGATCGTCCTGCACCCGCCTTAAATGCTCCCATAACGCGTCAATTGCCCGGGGCGGCGACAGCAACGCATTGACCCCATGTATCGCATAGTCTCGGCATCCCAAACTGTCCGTGCCTATAAATACGGCACCACAGGCCATCGCCTCGGCGGGAGGCAGAGCCCATCCTTCCCGCCAGCTGGCATGGAGAAAAACCGCATGTTGATTATATAACGCTCTCAACTGCTCTTGAGCCGGATTTTCTACATACCGCACCCAAGCGGGCAACGAAGCCGGTCGAGGATACGCACCGAACACCGTTACAGGCACCTGTGGATGGGACTCATGCAGCTTCAAAATCACTCCCAACGCGTCGTCGAATCCTTTCCAAGCCCAAGGATGATACATGGTCAACACGCTAAACGGTCGTTTTCGGGGATCGTCGGAAAGATAAAACCGGTCATGATCAAGACCGTTCGGAATGTGCACGGCGTCGCCACGTCCCGCTTTTTTGGCTTCGTCAAGTAGCCACCCGGCGATAACAATAAGATGTAACGGCATCTGCCAGGTTGCTAATATCCGGTCAAGTTGACCGCTCCAGGTTTCCAAATGCTGTATGAGGTAAAACTTTTGCCCAACCGAAGCAGGATATTCGGCCACGTATTCGGCAGTCTCCCAAGATGTGGCGACCACGACATCTCCGGACGGCACCTTGGAAGAAATCGGTTCTTGGTCCAAGTATATCATCTTAACCCGCCGATCTACGTGCTGCCATTTGACGGGACGCGGAAAGCGGGAGTCCCGCAAGAGACGAAAACGAGCCACCCAGCGTTTGGGCCACGGCCGTATGCCCCGAATTCCCGGATGTTGCCGCAAATCGCCCGCATGCACCACCGACACGTGATGTCCCCGGTTGACTAATTCGTTCGCATATTGATAGACGACACGAAATCCCCCAATCGGCACCGACGGATAACCCGGCAAGATAAACGTAATGCGTAACGGTTCGCTCATGAGCCACGCCTTCCGGTTAATATTCCCGCAACAATGGACCGTCAGATAATCCGCCTGTCCACGGGTTAATCGCCGCTATCGACCTCTCAATCAGCAAAGCCCCCGAGAAAGTCCCTTACTGTTCCCAGGTTATCCGGGAGCGCTGTGTTCGGTCAAGCAAACGACCGCCTTCGGTCAGGAAAATGCCCTACAGGATCGGAAAATTTTTATACGAAGCCCCCCAAAGCAGGAGCCGCGGGGGAGCGTATGAGCCATAACGTTTTCTGGACGACAGCCACAGCCATGGCCGCCATCGTTTACACGATTTTTCTTGAACAACCCCTTATTATGTTTTCTCGGGCGTTCCGTGATTTGTCCCGTTCGTCAGGGTTCGTTGAGCTACACCGTCAAGGGCAGGATAGAGGCCTTTATCACGTCAACTAACCCGTACGTGGTAATGCGCACTTCGGGAATGACAGGAAGCGCAATCAACGA contains:
- a CDS encoding glycosyl transferase group 1 (PFAM: Glycosyl transferases group 1~COGs: COG0438 Glycosyltransferase~InterPro IPR001296~KEGG: tra:Trad_2725 glycosyl transferase group 1 protein~PFAM: Glycosyl transferase, group 1~SPTR: Polysaccharide biosynthesis protein), translated to MSEPLRITFILPGYPSVPIGGFRVVYQYANELVNRGHHVSVVHAGDLRQHPGIRGIRPWPKRWVARFRLLRDSRFPRPVKWQHVDRRVKMIYLDQEPISSKVPSGDVVVATSWETAEYVAEYPASVGQKFYLIQHLETWSGQLDRILATWQMPLHLIVIAGWLLDEAKKAGRGDAVHIPNGLDHDRFYLSDDPRKRPFSVLTMYHPWAWKGFDDALGVILKLHESHPQVPVTVFGAYPRPASLPAWVRYVENPAQEQLRALYNQHAVFLHASWREGWALPPAEAMACGAVFIGTDSLGCRDYAIHGVNALLSPPRAIDALWEHLRRVQDDPKLRWQLAEQGLQDIKRFTWSHSATLFEEHLMKGINRSLPLES
- a CDS encoding Tetratricopeptide TPR_1 repeat-containing protein (InterPro IPR001440:IPR019734~KEGG: acm:AciX9_2090 pyridoxal-dependent decarboxylase~PFAM: Tetratricopeptide TPR-1~SPTR: Pyridoxal-dependent decarboxylase), giving the protein MTGPEWHREMMSRLNTVESRLRQEGDPSGDLRVERADLLALLDRVDEAQALYWQVLIEHPAHPAALINLGVLLVRTGYHQAGERCFEEAVNRHPRLSAGYVNWAHVLGEQDDWQRARLLYHQALALEPDSVQACVSHPLSRDWVSWRPLSGPCRSSV
- a CDS encoding GCN5-related N-acetyltransferase (PFAM: FR47-like protein~InterPro IPR000182~KEGG: esi:Exig_2314 GCN5-related N-acetyltransferase~PFAM: GCN5-related N-acetyltransferase~SPTR: GCN5-related N-acetyltransferase): MTWEYHIRAATPDDYAGIAKVHVDSWRATYRGIVPDSFLDQLTYEGSESGWRQSATSLPPHYAMFVAETPTNGIVGFANGGHVRSSDAESEGELYAIYLLPSYQRQGIGQQLFYRVVQHLTEHGYRSLLIWVLKDNPARFFYERLGGTVIRETTINIGGQPLTELGYNWTLPLTHS
- a CDS encoding Sirohydrochlorin ferrochelatase (PFAM: CbiX~COGs: COG2138 conserved hypothetical protein~InterPro IPR002762~KEGG: bbe:BBR47_12460 sirohydrochlorin cobaltochelatase~PFAM: Cobalamin (vitamin B12) biosynthesis CbiX~PRIAM: Sirohydrochlorin ferrochelatase~SPTR: Sirohydrochlorin cobaltochelatase), producing MKWILLVGHGSRDDEGNEEFREFVRRLVRQTSYPISSCFLEFAEPDVEQGLAECVRAGATDIVVVPVILLAASHVKWEIPELIDQARTRYPGIFIRYGRPVGLHPRIVDLLVSRFYQIIEGVEDLSDTAIVLMGRGSSDPDANGDLYKLARILWERTRVMTVETCFTGITDPRLPEGVRRAARLGARRIVVVPYFLFTGVLIKRMTDLLQELAGQYPGIVLSMAEYFGFHEVLAQVVGDRIEEAIRGQAAMTCDLCRYRLALVEQGG